The Lysinibacillus pakistanensis genome includes a window with the following:
- a CDS encoding oleate hydratase has protein sequence MYYSNGNYEAFARPKKPEGVDEKSAYLVGSGLASLSAACFLIRDGQMKGENIHILEELDISGGSLDGILNPTRGFIIRGGREMEDHFECLWDLFRSIPSLEIENASVLDEFYWLNKEDPNYSKCRLIENRGQRLEDDGKFTLSDKASEEMIKLFFTPEEKLEDVKITDVFSEEFFESNFWLYWSTMFAFEKWHSAMEMRRYIMRFIHHVGGLPDLSALKFTKYNQYESLVLPMIKYLESHHVDFQFNTVVENVLVDKVGDKKVAHTLVLKQNGVKKNIELTENELVFVTNGSITESTTYGDNNTPAPVSTDLGGSWSLWKNIASQDSEFGRPEKFCDNLPEESWFVSATLTTLDDRVAPYIEKISKRDPYAGKVVTGGIVTATDSNWMLSYTLNRQPHFKDQPKDQLVVWIYGLLSNKPGDFIKKSITECSGIEIAQEWLYHMGVPVDEIPDLAQNSCNTIPCYMPYITSYFMPRAMGDRPLVVPKGSANLAFIGNFSETERDTVFTTEYSVRTAMEAVYQLLDIDRGVPEVFASTFDIRTLLSSTARLLDGKKLTDVDAPFILKQIGKFGIHKTKDTIIYDLLKESKLI, from the coding sequence ATGTATTACAGTAATGGTAATTATGAGGCTTTCGCACGTCCTAAAAAACCTGAGGGTGTTGATGAGAAGTCAGCGTATCTTGTTGGTTCGGGGCTAGCTTCACTGTCAGCCGCATGTTTTTTAATTCGTGATGGTCAAATGAAGGGAGAGAATATTCATATTCTCGAAGAGCTAGATATCTCAGGAGGAAGCCTTGATGGTATTCTAAATCCGACTAGAGGTTTTATTATCCGTGGTGGTCGGGAAATGGAAGATCATTTTGAGTGCTTATGGGATTTATTCCGTTCAATCCCATCTTTAGAAATTGAAAACGCTTCTGTTTTAGATGAATTTTATTGGTTAAATAAAGAGGATCCTAACTATTCAAAATGTAGATTAATTGAAAATAGGGGACAAAGACTTGAGGATGATGGGAAGTTTACATTATCTGATAAAGCATCTGAAGAAATGATTAAATTATTTTTTACTCCTGAAGAGAAATTAGAGGATGTAAAAATTACAGATGTTTTCTCTGAAGAGTTCTTTGAATCCAATTTCTGGCTCTATTGGTCTACGATGTTCGCTTTTGAAAAATGGCATTCTGCAATGGAAATGCGTCGTTATATTATGCGTTTCATTCATCATGTTGGGGGCCTACCTGATTTATCTGCTTTGAAATTTACAAAATATAATCAGTACGAATCTTTAGTACTTCCTATGATTAAATATTTGGAAAGCCATCATGTTGATTTCCAATTTAATACGGTTGTAGAGAATGTTTTAGTTGATAAAGTTGGCGATAAAAAAGTAGCACACACTTTAGTATTAAAACAAAATGGTGTGAAAAAGAATATTGAGCTAACAGAAAATGAATTAGTGTTTGTTACAAATGGTAGTATCACGGAGAGTACAACTTATGGTGACAATAATACACCAGCCCCTGTAAGTACTGATTTAGGCGGAAGCTGGTCACTTTGGAAAAACATCGCTTCTCAAGATTCTGAATTTGGTCGACCAGAAAAATTCTGCGACAATCTTCCGGAAGAAAGTTGGTTTGTTTCAGCAACACTAACTACATTGGATGATCGAGTTGCTCCGTATATTGAAAAAATTAGTAAAAGAGATCCGTATGCAGGTAAGGTAGTGACAGGTGGTATTGTAACGGCTACAGATTCTAATTGGATGCTAAGCTATACGTTGAACAGACAACCTCATTTTAAAGATCAACCAAAAGACCAATTAGTAGTTTGGATTTATGGTTTACTATCTAATAAACCTGGTGATTTTATTAAAAAGAGTATCACTGAATGTTCTGGAATCGAGATAGCACAAGAGTGGCTGTACCATATGGGTGTACCTGTAGATGAAATACCAGATTTAGCACAGAATTCTTGTAATACAATTCCATGTTACATGCCTTATATAACATCTTACTTCATGCCTAGAGCAATGGGAGATCGTCCTTTAGTTGTCCCTAAAGGATCTGCTAACTTAGCTTTCATAGGGAACTTTAGTGAAACAGAAAGAGACACTGTATTCACAACAGAATATTCAGTAAGGACGGCGATGGAAGCAGTTTATCAATTATTAGATATTGATCGAGGCGTTCCAGAAGTATTTGCATCTACTTTTGACATTCGTACTTTATTATCTTCAACTGCTCGTTTACTGGATGGGAAAAAATTAACAGATGTAGATGCTCCATTTATCTTGAAACAAATAGGTAAATTTGGTATTCATAAAACGAAAGACACGATCATCTATGATTTACTGAAAGAAAGTAAATTGATATAG
- the tlp gene encoding small acid-soluble spore protein Tlp has protein sequence MANSRHSKPDDRSNNVERIGDIIKNTEEKLHEAEISLEFADPMQSEMIKEKNKRRQKSIEGLKEEMKDEMAARKKGEV, from the coding sequence TTGGCTAATTCAAGACACTCGAAACCAGATGATAGATCCAATAACGTTGAACGAATTGGTGATATCATTAAGAACACTGAAGAAAAACTTCATGAAGCGGAAATTAGTTTGGAATTTGCAGATCCTATGCAAAGTGAAATGATTAAAGAAAAGAATAAGCGACGTCAAAAGTCAATTGAAGGTTTAAAAGAAGAAATGAAAGATGAAATGGCAGCACGTAAAAAAGGGGAAGTGTAG
- a CDS encoding TcpD family membrane protein, translated as MEAIVLFSALFLMPVIAFFFMFRFLKHFSKQNEGIALTSFLFALIIWTFSSSILLAGGG; from the coding sequence ATGGAGGCAATAGTTTTATTCTCTGCACTATTTTTAATGCCTGTAATTGCATTTTTTTTTATGTTCCGCTTTTTAAAGCATTTCTCCAAACAAAACGAAGGAATAGCATTAACATCATTTCTATTTGCTCTTATAATCTGGACTTTTAGTTCAAGTATCTTATTAGCCGGTGGAGGTTAG
- a CDS encoding TraB/GumN family protein, producing the protein MMKKIMKRTSAALLGASLMLTAVMPAVHAEEQSPPLVPLISDWAIETLNEGEKYGIYPTDWYYKGFLQEIPVEKVNELLALTEKKIASLGLKENKQYKPVSVKNDNTRGDIVNRLYNIVARYDLPVGTDAVQFMKEHNILQGSKNGLQLEKKATTQQAVLLAVRFIKNTYELAEQGSKGVAWVVEDEDTLVYLLGSIHLGTPDLYPFNKKLMTAFEEADALLVEANILDTKGLEYYSEKAMYTDGLTLKDAVAPETYAKLEKVAALYDLPMEELALQKPWMLSNTLSLLAMDDSYGMTPQEMAMHGIDIYFLLNAQLKQKPVIELEGTKAQVDMFDGLSPEAQEQSLVAVLDSILTPSGENQSEFLGEWFTSWKQGEVENFAKSFRAMEGESSEYNEMLFGLRDEQMAKKIMNLLKEKKGTYFVVVGSGHFLIEKSVRYHLEKNGYEVKPFYQ; encoded by the coding sequence ATGATGAAAAAGATAATGAAACGAACGAGTGCTGCGTTGCTTGGCGCTTCATTAATGCTGACTGCGGTTATGCCAGCGGTTCATGCGGAGGAGCAATCACCACCCCTAGTACCTTTGATTAGTGATTGGGCTATTGAAACATTAAACGAGGGTGAAAAATACGGGATTTATCCAACTGATTGGTATTATAAGGGCTTCCTTCAAGAAATTCCGGTGGAGAAGGTAAATGAACTACTGGCATTAACAGAAAAGAAAATTGCCTCTTTGGGCTTAAAAGAAAATAAACAATATAAGCCAGTCAGTGTGAAAAATGATAACACACGCGGTGATATTGTGAATCGCTTGTATAATATCGTGGCACGCTATGATTTACCTGTTGGCACAGATGCCGTTCAATTTATGAAAGAGCATAACATATTACAAGGCTCTAAAAACGGGTTACAGTTAGAGAAAAAGGCAACGACACAGCAGGCAGTTCTACTAGCTGTTCGATTTATTAAGAATACATATGAGCTTGCAGAGCAAGGATCGAAGGGAGTAGCCTGGGTAGTGGAGGATGAGGATACACTTGTCTATTTACTGGGTTCCATTCATCTAGGTACACCAGATTTATATCCATTCAATAAAAAACTAATGACAGCGTTTGAAGAAGCGGATGCACTGTTAGTAGAGGCAAATATTCTGGATACAAAAGGGCTTGAATACTATTCAGAAAAGGCAATGTATACAGATGGCTTAACACTGAAAGATGCTGTTGCGCCAGAAACTTATGCAAAGCTAGAGAAAGTTGCAGCGCTTTATGATCTCCCGATGGAAGAATTGGCATTACAAAAGCCTTGGATGCTTTCAAATACGTTATCATTGCTGGCTATGGATGATTCCTATGGTATGACGCCACAAGAAATGGCGATGCATGGTATTGATATATACTTTTTATTGAATGCACAGCTAAAACAAAAGCCAGTGATTGAATTAGAGGGTACTAAAGCACAGGTTGATATGTTTGACGGGTTATCACCAGAGGCACAGGAACAATCTTTAGTCGCTGTACTGGATAGCATACTCACGCCATCTGGAGAAAATCAGTCTGAATTCCTCGGAGAGTGGTTTACAAGCTGGAAGCAAGGAGAGGTTGAAAACTTCGCAAAAAGCTTCCGAGCGATGGAAGGAGAATCTTCAGAATACAACGAAATGCTATTTGGTTTACGTGATGAACAAATGGCAAAGAAAATCATGAACCTACTTAAAGAGAAAAAAGGTACGTACTTTGTTGTTGTTGGTTCAGGTCACTTCTTAATCGAGAAAAGCGTTCGCTACCATTTGGAGAAAAACGGATACGAAGTAAAGCCGTTTTATCAATAA
- a CDS encoding MBL fold metallo-hydrolase produces MIRYQEKDFTLFESQLYQTTSIVIHTDDCIVIVDPNLLPIEVEEIRQFVNGIKDNRPIYLLFTHSHWDHIIGYGVFPEATVIARDVFKDREDKENILQQLKDFDVKHYISRDYPIIYPHVDIVVYKEGQVLEFGNTSLTFYKADGHCDDGLFIVVEPLGLWIAGDYFSDVENPSIHSNEAFVETLEKTESILENHDIRFLITGHGQMADSKEEILKRKLESLNYIEEMKTQ; encoded by the coding sequence ATGATTCGATATCAAGAAAAGGACTTTACATTATTTGAAAGTCAATTATACCAAACAACTTCAATTGTCATACATACAGATGATTGTATCGTAATTGTAGATCCTAATTTATTGCCTATTGAGGTAGAAGAAATTCGACAGTTCGTAAACGGAATAAAAGATAATCGTCCTATCTATCTTCTTTTTACACATTCCCATTGGGATCATATTATTGGATATGGTGTTTTTCCAGAAGCAACTGTTATTGCAAGAGATGTTTTTAAAGATAGAGAGGATAAGGAAAATATTTTACAACAGTTGAAAGACTTTGATGTAAAACATTATATCTCTCGAGACTATCCGATCATCTATCCGCATGTAGATATTGTGGTGTATAAAGAAGGACAAGTATTAGAATTTGGCAATACTTCCTTAACATTTTATAAAGCTGATGGACACTGTGATGATGGTTTATTTATCGTCGTAGAACCTTTAGGATTATGGATCGCGGGTGATTACTTTTCTGACGTAGAAAATCCGTCTATTCATAGTAACGAGGCATTTGTGGAAACACTTGAAAAAACTGAGTCTATATTAGAAAATCACGATATCCGTTTCCTCATCACTGGCCATGGTCAAATGGCAGACAGCAAAGAAGAAATATTAAAACGGAAACTAGAATCTTTAAATTATATTGAGGAAATGAAGACCCAATAA
- a CDS encoding AraC family transcriptional regulator, translated as MNLASLYIRLQHYDRFQVDRIMSASSHNEGINNHETNLCTLLIALSHDIRLYVDKMAIDLRQGSCALILPVQSYTVESSNKEAQLARFTFETFEVEGMTLNRIAHPPLLYGYPYHLLFSQVKQVLGNEAWINNRFCSSLSTLEMAMLQGRLQQILAMMVQLDEQANQLQNEEKTKLVQQTVQYIEQHYDEDLTVEQLANMAGMVRWQYSQKFKTLTGKKPTDYLTHVRINQAKKLLSNSTEPLRKIARQIGFKDEYYFSRCFHKLTGNTPREYANVHLLTQQRTVIDSFGRKIHVPKDATRIVTDGKFTLGELLVLGISPIGAAISIMKDNVIYHNRLRNIHSIGHWADPNKIAQLQPEFILLSYYPQDLQELDALAPTVILDKKFRLFERLRYIAKLFERSKAAEKWITTYEDKVRLVRRQLADVYVAGETATVYLKLGAKFYVMCQTGLAASLYESLGFRPTPKVMQLIEQGQAWIEIQQHQINHYAGERNFILTSPLELRTITHCPQIATLAKLTPSKTHFVDFTWNHCDPITRERLLEVLPSIFKKRTL; from the coding sequence ATGAATCTAGCATCCTTATATATTAGGCTACAACACTATGATCGATTTCAAGTTGATCGAATAATGTCAGCTAGTAGCCATAATGAGGGAATAAATAATCATGAAACAAATTTATGCACATTATTGATAGCACTCAGTCATGACATACGACTGTATGTAGACAAAATGGCAATCGATCTACGACAAGGAAGCTGCGCTCTCATTTTACCTGTACAAAGCTACACGGTAGAGTCAAGTAATAAAGAGGCACAGCTTGCTCGCTTTACCTTTGAAACCTTTGAAGTAGAAGGAATGACTTTGAACCGAATTGCTCATCCACCCTTGCTTTATGGTTATCCCTATCATCTGTTATTTTCTCAAGTCAAGCAGGTATTAGGAAATGAAGCATGGATAAATAATCGATTTTGTTCCTCTCTATCCACATTAGAAATGGCGATGTTGCAAGGTAGACTTCAGCAAATACTAGCTATGATGGTTCAGTTAGATGAACAAGCTAACCAGTTACAGAACGAAGAAAAGACAAAATTGGTTCAACAAACTGTACAGTACATAGAACAGCATTATGATGAGGACTTGACAGTTGAACAACTAGCTAACATGGCTGGAATGGTGAGATGGCAATATAGTCAAAAGTTTAAAACATTGACCGGTAAAAAGCCGACTGATTATTTGACCCATGTACGTATAAACCAGGCAAAAAAACTTCTGAGTAATTCCACTGAGCCATTGAGAAAAATAGCTCGACAAATTGGGTTTAAAGATGAATACTATTTCAGTCGGTGTTTTCATAAATTAACTGGAAACACTCCGCGTGAATATGCGAATGTTCATCTTCTTACTCAACAAAGAACAGTTATCGATTCATTTGGTAGAAAGATTCATGTTCCTAAAGATGCGACACGTATTGTGACTGATGGCAAATTTACACTTGGGGAATTACTCGTTTTAGGCATATCTCCTATAGGAGCGGCCATCTCTATTATGAAAGATAACGTGATATATCACAATAGGCTACGAAATATTCATAGTATCGGGCATTGGGCAGATCCGAATAAAATAGCACAGTTGCAGCCTGAGTTCATATTGCTTAGCTACTATCCACAAGATTTGCAGGAACTAGATGCGCTTGCTCCAACTGTTATACTAGACAAGAAGTTTAGACTGTTCGAGCGGTTACGGTATATCGCTAAACTATTTGAACGGAGTAAAGCGGCAGAGAAGTGGATTACTACATATGAAGACAAAGTAAGGCTAGTACGTAGGCAATTAGCAGATGTTTATGTTGCTGGAGAGACGGCTACTGTTTATCTCAAGTTAGGTGCAAAATTTTATGTTATGTGTCAGACTGGATTGGCTGCCAGCTTGTATGAATCGCTTGGCTTTCGTCCCACTCCCAAAGTAATGCAGTTAATTGAGCAAGGGCAAGCATGGATAGAAATTCAGCAACATCAAATAAATCACTATGCTGGAGAACGCAATTTTATCTTAACTTCTCCCTTAGAATTACGAACTATTACTCACTGTCCACAGATCGCCACTTTAGCCAAGTTAACTCCCAGTAAGACTCATTTCGTAGATTTTACATGGAATCATTGTGATCCTATTACACGTGAACGGTTGTTAGAGGTTCTACCGTCTATTTTTAAGAAGAGGACTTTGTGA
- a CDS encoding ABC transporter substrate-binding protein: MKKHREKQIILWVGSFLLLLIISACSTSNANSNKSNEQEEESEKTVQYTTITGEQVEIPADPKRVVYIGQTVGDFLAMDIPIVGNNLPKDSPSYYEGKLEGIVDIGNPADLETILTLKPDLIINGYYKADPNLNEELSKIATTIPFNPALPYTERVKEMGNILGKQEEVAQLLAKFETKSKEMFDKFQLTEGETVTVFYQLGKTLYVMGDRSLGAIIYGKNGFAVPPAVQKNIIDVEGVSFLEVSEEVLPEFAGDHLFVIVQEDSESEAEADRLLQSPIWGTLPAVKKGKVYVVPNEWNTDNLLALEQLFQKLPEWMRKQ, translated from the coding sequence GTGAAGAAACATCGTGAAAAGCAAATTATACTATGGGTAGGGAGTTTCCTCCTATTGTTGATAATATCGGCATGCAGTACTTCTAATGCTAATAGCAACAAGTCTAATGAGCAGGAAGAGGAAAGTGAGAAAACAGTTCAATATACAACGATTACAGGTGAACAGGTTGAAATACCTGCAGATCCAAAACGAGTGGTTTATATTGGTCAGACAGTTGGTGATTTCTTGGCGATGGATATTCCAATTGTTGGTAATAATCTTCCCAAAGATTCTCCTAGTTACTATGAAGGCAAACTTGAAGGAATCGTTGATATTGGAAATCCTGCTGACTTAGAGACGATTTTGACTTTAAAACCTGATCTGATTATTAATGGCTATTACAAGGCTGATCCAAATCTTAATGAAGAATTGTCAAAAATCGCTACTACGATTCCCTTTAATCCTGCTCTTCCTTATACAGAACGAGTAAAAGAGATGGGGAATATCCTAGGTAAGCAGGAAGAAGTAGCTCAATTGCTTGCTAAGTTTGAAACAAAGTCTAAAGAAATGTTTGACAAGTTTCAATTAACAGAAGGGGAGACCGTAACAGTTTTCTATCAGCTAGGAAAGACGCTTTATGTTATGGGTGATCGTAGTCTAGGTGCTATTATTTATGGGAAAAATGGCTTTGCTGTCCCACCAGCAGTACAGAAGAATATTATTGATGTAGAAGGGGTATCTTTCCTAGAGGTTTCCGAAGAGGTGCTTCCTGAGTTTGCTGGTGATCATTTGTTTGTAATTGTACAAGAGGATAGTGAAAGTGAAGCAGAAGCTGATCGGCTGCTACAAAGCCCGATATGGGGAACTTTGCCTGCGGTCAAAAAGGGAAAAGTTTATGTTGTTCCTAATGAATGGAATACAGATAATTTATTAGCTTTGGAGCAATTGTTCCAAAAGCTACCAGAGTGGATGCGCAAACAGTAA
- a CDS encoding FtsX-like permease family protein, giving the protein MSERDFQKMMNFECAFYGMRALLFGLPIAAISSWLIYKGMFVGGADNIDFVFPWGSMAISVFSVLFVVFMTMLYAISKIKRENIIDALRDDMT; this is encoded by the coding sequence ATGTCTGAACGCGATTTCCAAAAGATGATGAATTTCGAGTGTGCCTTTTATGGCATGAGGGCGCTACTCTTCGGACTTCCCATAGCAGCAATCTCTTCTTGGTTGATTTACAAAGGAATGTTCGTCGGAGGGGCGGACAATATCGATTTTGTGTTTCCATGGGGCAGTATGGCAATCAGCGTGTTCAGCGTGCTCTTTGTGGTGTTCATGACAATGCTGTATGCCATTAGCAAGATAAAAAGAGAAAATATTATTGACGCGCTTCGGGATGATATGACTTGA
- a CDS encoding Crp/Fnr family transcriptional regulator, which produces MDRIQYLSQFNLLRSLSMEDLITMDELTSITTFPKHTFIQTPETFTEELYFVKKGKVRLYQLNNEGKQFTLDILSEGNIFGEIGDISLGTRELFIETIEESDICVMDKERFESYLIRCPRFMMNMIKAMSERLSYMSSLVQNLAIGKLHDKIIHVLVELSDRFGVWDEGNDYCRIDMLISHQEIAHLVGASREAVSVALKELSETSIIRTGFRTVAICRTILASGQSLLK; this is translated from the coding sequence ATGGATCGCATTCAATATTTGTCTCAGTTTAACCTGCTGCGTTCACTTTCCATGGAAGATTTGATCACAATGGACGAATTGACTTCGATCACAACTTTTCCAAAACATACGTTCATTCAAACACCTGAAACGTTCACTGAAGAGCTGTACTTTGTGAAGAAGGGAAAAGTACGTCTTTATCAACTAAATAATGAGGGCAAGCAATTCACTTTGGATATTTTGAGCGAGGGGAACATCTTTGGTGAGATAGGTGATATTTCATTGGGTACACGGGAACTATTTATTGAAACGATCGAAGAAAGTGACATTTGTGTAATGGACAAAGAGCGGTTCGAGAGCTACCTCATTCGATGCCCACGATTCATGATGAATATGATTAAAGCCATGAGTGAACGGTTATCATACATGAGCAGCCTCGTCCAAAATCTAGCCATTGGAAAATTGCATGATAAAATCATTCATGTTCTGGTGGAACTTTCTGATCGGTTCGGAGTTTGGGATGAAGGTAACGATTACTGTCGAATCGACATGCTTATTTCCCATCAGGAGATTGCTCACTTGGTTGGAGCTTCAAGAGAAGCCGTGTCCGTGGCTCTAAAGGAACTTTCGGAGACCAGTATAATCCGTACAGGATTCCGTACAGTGGCCATTTGCCGTACCATTCTCGCGTCAGGGCAAAGTTTGCTCAAATAA
- a CDS encoding peroxiredoxin-like family protein, protein MKNSPLSPLHFELDNATKQMEKMLTPETVTMFEQSIIQLRASGLATGLKVGTKAPDFSLKDQNGTNVTLFDYTAHGPVILLFYRGVWCPFCNITLRAYQQASELFEASGARILAISPQSPDYSTTMQTNNSITFPVLSDTGNKVASRYNIVFELSESIRNVYQSLGISLDDYNGDSSWTLPLPTTFVIDRANIIRLAYIEADYKRRLEPSKVLDMLASL, encoded by the coding sequence ATGAAAAATTCACCTCTTTCACCCTTACACTTTGAATTGGATAACGCCACTAAACAGATGGAAAAAATGCTCACTCCAGAAACGGTAACGATGTTTGAACAATCAATCATTCAATTGAGAGCATCAGGTCTCGCCACTGGCCTGAAGGTTGGAACAAAAGCGCCCGATTTTTCGCTGAAAGATCAGAACGGTACAAATGTTACCTTGTTTGATTATACGGCACACGGCCCTGTTATCCTGCTGTTCTATCGGGGAGTTTGGTGTCCGTTTTGCAATATTACTCTACGCGCTTATCAGCAAGCATCAGAACTATTTGAAGCATCAGGAGCTCGGATACTTGCGATAAGTCCGCAATCCCCAGACTATTCAACGACTATGCAAACGAATAACAGTATCACCTTTCCAGTTTTAAGCGATACTGGTAACAAAGTTGCATCTCGATACAACATCGTATTCGAGCTTTCCGAATCGATACGCAACGTTTACCAGTCCCTTGGTATTTCACTTGACGATTATAATGGCGATTCCTCTTGGACGCTTCCACTTCCAACAACTTTTGTCATTGATCGCGCGAACATCATTCGCCTAGCCTATATCGAAGCTGACTATAAACGGAGACTGGAGCCTTCAAAAGTATTGGACATGCTGGCCTCCCTTTAA
- a CDS encoding ABC transporter substrate-binding protein yields the protein MITFAEKNIEQYKKIAPTIVFSTASYDNVEAEIIAIGEMLNHQEDAKKFIVDYTARAKVAEEKIKAVIPEGITFSLFTLAEKEIAVIPSGNSGGEAMYDLLKLKAPTSIQKLIEDSNGDWQKQRISWEIVGDYVGDYVGVLDYGQEYETTFTWENLDVVKNNKVITFDGKYFFSADPISVINQAEHMAEQIIKLVQK from the coding sequence ATTATTACATTTGCTGAAAAAAATATAGAGCAATATAAAAAAATTGCACCGACTATTGTGTTCAGTACGGCTAGCTACGACAATGTGGAAGCAGAAATTATAGCAATTGGCGAAATGTTAAATCACCAAGAGGATGCGAAGAAGTTTATAGTAGATTACACGGCACGTGCAAAGGTAGCTGAAGAAAAAATCAAAGCCGTAATCCCAGAAGGCATAACATTCTCACTCTTTACGTTAGCAGAGAAAGAAATTGCGGTGATTCCAAGTGGTAATTCAGGCGGTGAAGCAATGTATGATTTATTAAAGCTTAAAGCACCGACATCTATTCAAAAGCTAATTGAAGATAGCAACGGAGATTGGCAGAAGCAACGTATTTCATGGGAAATTGTAGGTGACTATGTAGGTGATTATGTAGGTGTTTTAGATTATGGTCAAGAATATGAAACGACTTTTACATGGGAAAACTTGGATGTCGTAAAAAATAACAAAGTGATTACATTTGATGGGAAGTACTTCTTCTCAGCAGATCCAATCTCTGTTATCAATCAAGCAGAGCACATGGCAGAACAAATTATTAAATTAGTACAAAAATAA
- a CDS encoding VOC family protein — MKKNKLLRMDNVSIVVESLDDAISFFEEIGLNLEGRATVEGEWAGRVTGLGSQCVEIAMMVTPDGHSRLELSRFLTPSTISDHRNAPVNALGYLRVMFTVEDIDEMVSRLTKHGAQLVGEVVQYEDSYRLCYIRGIEGLLIGLAEQLSQN, encoded by the coding sequence ATGAAAAAAAACAAATTACTAAGAATGGACAATGTCAGCATCGTTGTAGAATCCCTTGATGACGCAATCTCTTTCTTCGAGGAGATTGGCTTGAATCTCGAAGGGCGAGCCACTGTCGAAGGTGAATGGGCTGGTCGCGTAACGGGATTGGGTTCTCAGTGCGTAGAAATTGCTATGATGGTTACCCCAGATGGCCACAGCAGACTTGAACTTTCTCGATTTCTCACCCCATCTACTATTTCAGATCACCGAAATGCTCCTGTAAACGCACTCGGTTATCTACGCGTCATGTTCACCGTTGAAGACATTGATGAAATGGTATCCAGACTCACTAAGCATGGTGCTCAGCTCGTTGGCGAAGTGGTTCAGTATGAGGACTCGTATCGGCTCTGCTACATTCGTGGAATCGAAGGACTTCTAATCGGTTTGGCGGAACAACTCAGCCAAAATTGA